The Sphingobacterium lactis sequence CAATGATGACTATTTGACCTATGATACGCAAGATGTAGAAGAGGTGGAGGAGTCCTTATCGCTATTGGACAAGGAGTCTGATTTGATCAAGAAAGCCCTACGGAAGCACAAAGGCAAGCGTAAGGCGGCTGCCCAGGAATTAGGGATTTCCGAACGGACGCTTTATAGGAAGATTAAAGATTTAAATCTAGATTAAGCACATAAGATGAAAGGAACTTTTGTCGGTTATATTCTTTTGGCAGCGCTCATGGTCTTCACCATTCAAGGCTGTGGCGTAAAATATAGCCTTAGCGGTGGTTCGATTCCCGAAGGGATGAACACCTATTCCGTAGAGATTTTCGAAAATATTTCCCCCTTTGTTTCGGCAACATTGAGCCAGCAGTTTACGGAAGGTTTGAAGGAGCGCATCCGTACACAGTCCAAATTGAGCCAGGTGAACCAGGATGGCGATGCCATGTTCTCGGGTGTGATCACAAATTATGCGATTACGCCTGCAGCGGTAGAAGCTGGAGTCGACCGGGCAGCATTGAATAGGCTTTCCATCACCGTAAAAGTGAAGTATGTCAACCGAAAAGATGAATCCGGGGAAAGCGATTTTGAAGAATCCTTTACCCAGTTCAAAGAGTTTAGGGGAGAGGTGAGTACACAGGAAAGTTCGCTGAACAGCGAAATCGTTAAGATGTTGACAGAGGATGTCTTCAATAAAGCCTTCAATAATTGGTAATATAAGCGTTGTTGTTAAGCATGGATCAAAGAACTGTATTTAGGAAAGCCCTTGAGAATCCCTTGGATGTATCTGTTGCCGAATTCGAGCAACTTGTTCGCCGATATCCCTATGCGCAACCTATTGTATTTGCCTTTGAACGGAAAAAATTCCTGGAAGGGCTACCGGTAGATAAACAGCGAACACTCATTTACGCAAGCAATCCCTATTGGTTGAAAGATTACTTGCAGAAGCCTGTGCCGGAAGTTCCTGAATTGGAAGTGGATACTACAGATGACTATATCGCATACGAAGAACTCGAGGACGAAGAAGTGGTAACGACAGATTCGGATGAAGAGCTGTATGTTGAAGATGTAGCAATTGCTGAGGATGAGGAGCAGGAAGAGATTTCCATGGAGGGAGAGGCAATTAGTGAATCGACAGTTGAAACTGTTGTCTCGGAGGAAACGGAAGAAAAGGAGGGAATCGATGAAGAACCTGCCATAGAGCCGTTAGCATTCGATCCACCTTCGACCTACAATATCGAGAAAGAGTACGCAGAGGAAGCTTACGAGACCGAAGTGGAAAAACCAACGGAAGCGCTGGAAGTCCAAAACGAACGAACCGCAGAGGAAAACATCAGTCTGTACAATGATGAACTGATGCCTTATAGTTTCCGTTGGTGGTTGTATAAAACCAGGCTGGAGCATGCGGACACCTATCAACCGTTTTCTACGCCAAGTTTTCCGAAAGCACAGAAGGGTCAATTTGATCCACGGAAGCTGGATGAAGCCATTCTGGATCAGCAGATCCGCGAGAACATCTTCCATCTGCAGAATCCGGAGGATAAGCTGAGTGCAGAAAACCAGAAAAAAACGGTGGAGTTTAAATCCTCTGAGAAGATGGATGAGGTCATCGATAAGTTTATCCGGGAAGAGCCTCAAATCCAGCCGCCAAAAGCTGAATCCATCAATAATGAAAACAAGGCACGTCGCAGCTCAGAAGATCAGCTGAATGTTGTAACAGAGACGCTAGCCAACATATACGAGTCCCAGGGCATGTATGAAAAAGCAGTCATGGTATTTAGAAAATTAATTTCGGAGAATCCAGAAAAAAAATCGTACTTTGCGACCCGAATTAAAGAGATTGAACAAAAGTTATAATACAAATATAGAAAATGGACATTTTATTTATTATCCTGATTATCATTGTTAGTTTATTATTAGCATTTTTCGTATTGATCCAGAACCCAAAAGGGGGCGGTCTTTCAGCAGGATTCTCAGGTGGAGCAAATTTAATTGGTGTACAGCGTACAGGTGATATCTTAGAAAAAGGTACATGGATTTTTGCAATTGGGTTGATGATTTTCTGTATTGCGATCAACATCATGGGGCCATCGGCATCCAATGCTGGCGGTTTAGGTGATCAGATCGAAGCACCAGTGCCAACAAACAACTTGAACTTAACTCCGAATGCTACACCGAACCAAGGTACACCAGCACCAGGAACTACTGCACCTGCAACAGCAGCACCTGCAGCAACGGATACCACCAAATAAGGCGTATCTGCATAAAGAAATCGAAACCCCGTCTATTTTTAGATGGGGTTTTTGTTTTTACTATCATTTTGGTGTCATGATGGCATTACCGAACAAATGACTGACAATAAAAAATGACAGTTAATGCAAAAATGGCAAAAAAAAATCCCTATTTTCAATTGGCATAGTTCGTGATGCCCTAGGAATAGAGTTAACGCAAAAAATAAAAATTGATATACAATTATGGCATTAAGTATTAAACCTATCGGAGACAGAGTGGTTGTTGAACCAGCTCCAGCAGAAGAAAAGACAGCATCTGGAATCTACATTCCCGACACAGCAAAAGAAAAACCATCCCAAGGAACAATCGTAGCTGTAGGTGCTGGAAAACCGGAAGAACCTCTTACTGTGCAGGTCGGCGATAAAATCTTATACGGTAAATACGCTGGAACAGAGATTACCTATGAAGGTAAAGAGTATTTAATCATGCGTGAGTCTGATATCTACGCTGTTTTATAATCAAAAATCACTAAACTTTATTCAATAAGACTTGCATTTCCGTTGGAGAGCAAGCATAGAATTTTCAATTTCATATAACAATGGCAAAACAAGTAAAATATAATGTTGAAGCGCGTGACGCACTGAAAAGAGGTGTGGACACATTAGCTAATGCGGTTAAAGTTACCTTAGGTCCCAAAGGACGTAATGTTATTATCGAGAAGAAATTTGGTTCACCAGCAATCACTAAGGATGGTGTTTCTGTGGCTAAAGAAATCGAATTGAAAGAGCCCCTAGAGAACATGGGCGCGCAGATGGTGAAAGAAGTAGCATCCAAAACTGCTGATCAAGCAGGTGATGGTACGACTACCGCTACGGTATTGGCGCAAGCAATCGTTGCTCCAGGTATCAAATCCGTTGCTGCAGGTGCAAATCCAATGGATTTGAAACGTGGTATCGATAAAGCTGTAGCTGCTGTCGTTGAGAACCTTAAAACACAGTCGCAAGTAGTAGGTGCTGACAACAATAAAATCAAACAAGTAGCATCTATTTCCGCTAACAATGACGAAGTGATCGGTTCATTGATCGCTGAAGCTATGGAAAAAGTTGGAAACGACGGTGTAATCACTGTTGAGGAAGCAAAAGGTACAGAAACTGAAGTAAAAACTGTTGAAGGTATGCAGTTTGATCGTGGTTACCTTTCTCCATATTTCGTAACGAACTCTGACAAGATGGAAGCGGAATTAGAAACGCCTTACATCTTGATCTACGACAAGAAAATCAGCAACATGAAAGAATTGTTGCCGATCTTGGAAAAACAAGTACAGACTGGTAAACCGTTGTTGATTATTGCTGAAGACCTTGATGGCGAAGCGTTGGCAACATTGGTTGTAAATAAAATCCGTGGTTCCCTGAAAGTTGCTGCTGTTAAAGCGCCAGGTTTCGGTGACCGTCGTAAAGCCATGTTAGAGGATATCGCTATCTTAACTGGTGGAACAGTGATCTCTGAAGAAAGAGGTTTCAAATTGGAAAATGCTGAACTATCTTATTTAGGTCAAGCTGAGAAAGTCGTTATCGACAAAGATAACACAACGATTATCAATGGTTCTGGTAATGCTGAAGATATCAAAGCACGCGTTGCACAGATCCGTTCACAAATCGAGACAACAACTTCTGACTACGATCGCGAGAAATTGCAAGAGCGTTTAGCGAAGTTATCCGGCGGTGTTGCTGTTCTTTACGTAGGTGCTGCGTCTGAGGTAGAAATGAAAGAGAAAAAAGACCGCGTTGATGATGCGCTTCACGCAACTCGCGCTGCGGTTGAAGAGGGTATCGTTGCTGGTGGTGGTGTTGCTTTCATCCGTTCTACAGAAGCTTTGTTGAACCTAAAAGGTGAAAACGAAGATGAGCAAATCGGTATTGATATCATCAAACGTGCAATTGAAGAGCCATTGCGTCAAATCTGTGCCAATGCAGGTATCGAAGGTGCTGTAATCGTTCAGAAAGTAAAAGAAGGATCTGCAGATTTCGGTTACAACGCACGTACAGATAAATTCGAAAATTTGATTTCAGCAGGTGTTATCGACCCTACAAAGGTTTCACGTGTAGCATTAGAAAATGCAGCTTCAGTTGCAGCAATGTTATTGACTACAGAGTGTGTCCTTGCAGACGAACCTGAAGAAAATCCAGTAGGTGCAGGTGCTCCTCCAATGGGCGGTGGCATGGGTGGCATGATGTAATCTGCCCCAATTCCTATAAGTATATAAAAGTGCTGGCCCTTTGGCCAGCACTTTTTTTGTGGATATAAAGTATACCTTCCGCCCCTCAGATTTTGTATATTCGTGTAGGTCGTTTAATGCTGTTGCTTTATGGAAATGTATAATATTATTGTGCTGATCGTTCTTTTCGTTGCGGGATGTGGATTGATCTATTATGTTCTGAAAAATGTAGGGAATAAAAAAGTAGTCAATGCCGTCATTCCGGACATCGATACAATTCGGGAGGTGCTGCATGCAAAGGTCGATTTTTTCAATAAACTCAAACAAGGGCAGCAGGAGGACTTTATTCAACGTGTGTCCTATTTCCTCCATACCACCAAAATCTCACCGGAGAAAGGAGCAGTGATTACCGATGAACATCGGATATTAATAGCGGCCAGTGCAACCATTCCGCTCTTTCATTTCAATACCTGGTCCTATGAAAATTTAGATGAAGTCCTGGTTTATCCCGGAACCTTTGATGAACGCTATGGTACAGAGGATGCTGACCGCAATATCCTGGGAATGGTCGGGGATGGTGCCATGCACCGTAAGATGATCATTTCCCTTCAAGCACTCATGGGTGGATTCAGTCAGCATGCAAACAGCAATACCGCCATACATGAATTCGTGCATCTGATCGATAAAGCAGATGGAGATGTGGACGGCGTGCCGGAATATCTGATTCCAAAGGAACTCATCAAGCCTTGGATCGATGAGATGCATGCTACTATTTCTGCAATTCGACGGGACCGGTCTGATATCCGAGACTATGCCGCTACCAACCCGGCTGAATTTCTGGCCGTGGTGTCAGAGTATTTCTTTCAGAAACCGCAAATGCTCAAATCCGATCATCCCGAACTGTATGAATTGCTTGATGAGATTTATGTCGGTAAGAAGACGATCAAGGAACCGATTTAAGCAAGGTGCTGAAGGGAAGCTGAATTTTTAGCGAACAAAAGGTTCCAACTGGGGTTTTCAAATTGGGAAAACATATAGACATATAAACGAAAACTAAAGAGATATGGAATATAGAAATTTAGGCGATAGCGAGATCAATGCTTCAGTGATTGCTTTTGGCGCATGGGCGGCAGGCGGTTGGATGTGGGGCTCGACCGATCGGAAGGATGCTGTGGAAGCCATTATAGCCAGTTTTGAGCATGGCGTCACGAGTATTGATACAGCGCCGATCTACGGACAGGGAACCAGTGAAGAGATTGTCGGCGAAGCATTAAAGAATATCCCCAGAGATCAGACGCAAATCTTGACCAAGTTTGGGATGCGTTGGGATTTGGCAAAAGGAGACTTTGCCTTTCATAGCAAAATGAACAATGGCGACGATATCGAGATCTATAAATATGCAGGTAAGGAAAGTGTTATCCATGAGTGTGAGCAGAGTCTCAAACGATTGGGAACAGATTACATCGATCTGTATCAAATCCATTGGCCTGATTCAACAACACCATTGGATGAGACATTTGAAGCTGTGGTCCAACTGATCGAACAGGGGAAGGTACGCTACGCCGGCGTCTGTAATTATACCAGTCAGTTGATGGCAGAAGCCGAAATGACTGTTCCATTGGTATCCAATCAGATTCCTTTCAGCATGGTCAACCGCGCGGTTGAGGAAGATGCCGTACCTTATTGCATCAAGCACAATAAAGCGGTGTTGGCCTATAGCCCAATGGAAAGGGGCTTGTTGACCGGGAAGATCCATCCGGGTTATGAATTCAAGGAAGGCGATCATCGTGCGAAATTACCACACTTCCAACCTGATTTTATAAACCGCACAAATATACTCTTGGAACGAATCAAGCCATTGGCAGATGATAAAGGGGTTACCTTGGGCCAATTGGTACTGCGTTGGACGGTGGATAGACCTGGGATTACCGTGGCCTTAGCAGGCGCAAGAAACGCCAAGCAATCTGTCGAAAATGCGAAAGCAATGGATATCCTCCTTACGGATGAAGAGTTTGATTTTATCAGCGCGGTCGTTGACGCGTTCTAATTCTTAAAGATCAAAGGCCTCGATTTCGAGGCCTTTGATCTTTAACTAATATCCCGAATGACGGAAATCTTGCCGTCCTCATTGAATTCGAAGATAGATCTGCCCTGCAGTTTGATCTGGTCACCTTGCTTATGTTCCTCGGAAAGGTCCATCGCTAGCGTAGCTACATAGTCAATATCTACTTCAATGTAATTCTCGAAATAGCGAATACCTGTAATGGTCTGCTTCCGCTGCGAAAAGAAATCTTTCGCCGAATTCGCTTGTTCCCAAAAGGCATCCCGACCTTCCAATGAATCCGTTACTACTCCTGCCTGGATGTTCTCGAAGATCATGTTGTCGGCCAGGTTCTCGGTCATACGGACCAAGTCATAGGCGTTATACCCTGCTATGTAATTTCTGATGATGCCTTCCCTAGGATCGGCACCATGGTTTACGTCCTGATTTGCCATTCCTAAAAATAGCAAATATCTCAAGATGAAGGAATTATTTTATTGCTTTAATCATCGCGGTAATCCTTTCTTTGCCTTTTTGGAACAATTCACCACCATATTCTTCACTATCCAAGGAAATGGTTTCAATTTCGCCAATACCAATAATCCGAAAGATGGTCTCCACATATTTTGATTGAAAGTTCATGTGTTCGTTCCGTTCGCCACATCCATAACCATTATCGCCCCGAGCCGATAGGATATAGGCCTTTTTTCCGGACAACAGTCCCACATAGTTGCCATCGGGTTCCCCAGATTCGAATTTCCACGTTTCATTGATGCGCATGATCTGATCCATATAGGACTTCACCCCACTTGGGACACCCCAGTTATACATTGGCAGGCCGAATACAATGATATCTGCTTCCTTAAGTTCACGGACCAGTTTATTGCTGAGTGCCAATGGTGCTTGGTTTTCTGCATTCCGATCGGATACTTTGGTAAAGGATGCCTTAATCCAAGCATCATCTATATGAGGTATGGGGTTTATGCCAAGATCACGAAAGATAAAATGATCGGTAGGATATAGTCGCTGCCAATTTTCCTGAAATAAGGCTGTCATCGCACGGCTCTGCGAATTGGTGATCCGGGCACTGGAATTAATAATTAAAACTTTTTTCATGTTATTTTTTTTCAAAAATATCCGAACCTTATGTTTTAATTCTTAATCTAGATTAAGAAATCCTAGCGGTTTTGGCTTCTTAGTTTGCTGAAGAATTCCGGTGTCACGCCGAGGTAGGAGGCGATTAAATATTGTGGTACCCGCTTTGTTAAAACTGGATAACGTTGGTAAAAATCAATATATCGTTCTTCTGCAGAATACGATAGATTGCGAACGATGCGGTGCTGGAGGGAGGCTGTATACTGCTGTAGAATAATGCGGAAATAGCGCTCCAATTTTGGGATTTCCCCTAACATTTCTTCAAATTGGCGTGAGTTGATCTGGAGGAGTGTAGTGGTTTCCAGAGCTTGAATAGCATATAGCGAGGGTTGCTGGTTTGCGAAACTTGCCAAGTCCGTAGCCCACCAATCTTCTGCGGCAAAGAAAAGAATTTCCTCTCTTCCCGATTCTTGGTTTATATAGAAGGCCTTCAGGAGACCTGATGCCACATAGCTGTCGTGTGTGCAGATTTCGCCCATCCTGAACAGGTAGTTGTCCTTAGGAAGTGTCTTCGTCGTCCAAAAAGTGCGCAGCCGCTCTTGCTCAGGAAGCGTTAGGGAGACAATACGGGATATGTTTTCTAGCAATCGCTCTATCATTACCCATAAATCTAAAGAAAATCTGGAAAATCAGCCATCTTGACCCTAACGAAAAATGTGAATTGCACAACAAAATCCCTGAAAAACAGGAGTTGAAATAGTCGTTAAAATTTGTAATTTGCTTAACCATTAATCTATGAATAAGGATGGCCATACATATTGATAATCAGCTATTATTTATTTCTTAATGAATTACGACGACTTAGAACAATTATTTTATTCTGGAGAATTGGCGGCCTGCATCGATGGCTGTGTTCACTATTTAATCGACCATCCCGGGGATGTTGAAGTTATTTTCTTGTTGGCTGTAGCGAAGCATGACCTGGCTTACCCAAATGGGCATGAAGCGGTTTATGAGACCCTGCAAGCAGAGGTAATCCCCCTGTTGCGTTCCATGATCCCCTTAGAGCCTGAAAATCCACGGGCACGATTCAATATACTCAATTATATTTTGGGCAATGAATATGACCTCTTTCAAATCGCACGACCGAAAAAGCATGTGACCGCCGAGAATAAGGATGAATTTATTGGGTATGCCAAAGATCTAATTGCAGTAAAAGAACATGCCGTATATGGCTATGATTTTCTGATTCGTATCCATGAGTCTTTAGGAGATGATGAAGAACTACTGCTTGCATTAGATCAGGCAATCGCCTTTTTTGACGTGTTCTTCAAGCATGAACGGGACATAAAAGATAGAAATATATCCATTACTTGGATGAAGAAGATCTATCTCCTGGATCGAAACAAAGATTTGGCTATGGAGAGCAACATCTTGGAAATTATTGAAACGGGTTTACCGCGTTTCGTTTCAGGACATGCCGGACAGTACTTTGATCTGGCGGAGATTGCGCAGGAACATAATAATTT is a genomic window containing:
- the secG gene encoding preprotein translocase subunit SecG; its protein translation is MDILFIILIIIVSLLLAFFVLIQNPKGGGLSAGFSGGANLIGVQRTGDILEKGTWIFAIGLMIFCIAINIMGPSASNAGGLGDQIEAPVPTNNLNLTPNATPNQGTPAPGTTAPATAAPAATDTTK
- a CDS encoding nuclear transport factor 2 family protein, coding for MANQDVNHGADPREGIIRNYIAGYNAYDLVRMTENLADNMIFENIQAGVVTDSLEGRDAFWEQANSAKDFFSQRKQTITGIRYFENYIEVDIDYVATLAMDLSEEHKQGDQIKLQGRSIFEFNEDGKISVIRDIS
- a CDS encoding zinc-dependent peptidase translates to MEMYNIIVLIVLFVAGCGLIYYVLKNVGNKKVVNAVIPDIDTIREVLHAKVDFFNKLKQGQQEDFIQRVSYFLHTTKISPEKGAVITDEHRILIAASATIPLFHFNTWSYENLDEVLVYPGTFDERYGTEDADRNILGMVGDGAMHRKMIISLQALMGGFSQHANSNTAIHEFVHLIDKADGDVDGVPEYLIPKELIKPWIDEMHATISAIRRDRSDIRDYAATNPAEFLAVVSEYFFQKPQMLKSDHPELYELLDEIYVGKKTIKEPI
- a CDS encoding FMN-dependent NADH-azoreductase, which codes for MKKVLIINSSARITNSQSRAMTALFQENWQRLYPTDHFIFRDLGINPIPHIDDAWIKASFTKVSDRNAENQAPLALSNKLVRELKEADIIVFGLPMYNWGVPSGVKSYMDQIMRINETWKFESGEPDGNYVGLLSGKKAYILSARGDNGYGCGERNEHMNFQSKYVETIFRIIGIGEIETISLDSEEYGGELFQKGKERITAMIKAIK
- a CDS encoding co-chaperone GroES; this encodes MALSIKPIGDRVVVEPAPAEEKTASGIYIPDTAKEKPSQGTIVAVGAGKPEEPLTVQVGDKILYGKYAGTEITYEGKEYLIMRESDIYAVL
- the groL gene encoding chaperonin GroEL (60 kDa chaperone family; promotes refolding of misfolded polypeptides especially under stressful conditions; forms two stacked rings of heptamers to form a barrel-shaped 14mer; ends can be capped by GroES; misfolded proteins enter the barrel where they are refolded when GroES binds): MAKQVKYNVEARDALKRGVDTLANAVKVTLGPKGRNVIIEKKFGSPAITKDGVSVAKEIELKEPLENMGAQMVKEVASKTADQAGDGTTTATVLAQAIVAPGIKSVAAGANPMDLKRGIDKAVAAVVENLKTQSQVVGADNNKIKQVASISANNDEVIGSLIAEAMEKVGNDGVITVEEAKGTETEVKTVEGMQFDRGYLSPYFVTNSDKMEAELETPYILIYDKKISNMKELLPILEKQVQTGKPLLIIAEDLDGEALATLVVNKIRGSLKVAAVKAPGFGDRRKAMLEDIAILTGGTVISEERGFKLENAELSYLGQAEKVVIDKDNTTIINGSGNAEDIKARVAQIRSQIETTTSDYDREKLQERLAKLSGGVAVLYVGAASEVEMKEKKDRVDDALHATRAAVEEGIVAGGGVAFIRSTEALLNLKGENEDEQIGIDIIKRAIEEPLRQICANAGIEGAVIVQKVKEGSADFGYNARTDKFENLISAGVIDPTKVSRVALENAASVAAMLLTTECVLADEPEENPVGAGAPPMGGGMGGMM
- a CDS encoding Crp/Fnr family transcriptional regulator, translated to MIERLLENISRIVSLTLPEQERLRTFWTTKTLPKDNYLFRMGEICTHDSYVASGLLKAFYINQESGREEILFFAAEDWWATDLASFANQQPSLYAIQALETTTLLQINSRQFEEMLGEIPKLERYFRIILQQYTASLQHRIVRNLSYSAEERYIDFYQRYPVLTKRVPQYLIASYLGVTPEFFSKLRSQNR
- a CDS encoding aldo/keto reductase, which codes for MEYRNLGDSEINASVIAFGAWAAGGWMWGSTDRKDAVEAIIASFEHGVTSIDTAPIYGQGTSEEIVGEALKNIPRDQTQILTKFGMRWDLAKGDFAFHSKMNNGDDIEIYKYAGKESVIHECEQSLKRLGTDYIDLYQIHWPDSTTPLDETFEAVVQLIEQGKVRYAGVCNYTSQLMAEAEMTVPLVSNQIPFSMVNRAVEEDAVPYCIKHNKAVLAYSPMERGLLTGKIHPGYEFKEGDHRAKLPHFQPDFINRTNILLERIKPLADDKGVTLGQLVLRWTVDRPGITVALAGARNAKQSVENAKAMDILLTDEEFDFISAVVDAF
- a CDS encoding LptE family protein, giving the protein MKGTFVGYILLAALMVFTIQGCGVKYSLSGGSIPEGMNTYSVEIFENISPFVSATLSQQFTEGLKERIRTQSKLSQVNQDGDAMFSGVITNYAITPAAVEAGVDRAALNRLSITVKVKYVNRKDESGESDFEESFTQFKEFRGEVSTQESSLNSEIVKMLTEDVFNKAFNNW